The following proteins are co-located in the Sandaracinaceae bacterium genome:
- a CDS encoding efflux RND transporter periplasmic adaptor subunit, protein MRSLACALLLSLPSSAMVACSSGHAEHHTEEAHHPVVLTNPAVMDFPTSEEYVSQIHSRRHVEIRALDEGYLRAIPVQEGQAVTQGQLMFKLLPVVYRARLDSHRAELHLAEIRVRNARQLFEQHIVSDQEVAMAEAERNRARAENDLAEAEFRFTNIVAPFDGIMDRQYVQEGSLVEAGDMLTTVSDNSLMWVYFNVPEADYLRFRAIPDATDPEHPQTLRIPGARVELRLANGALFDQVAAETLTIESTFDNETGNIQFRADFPNPANLLRHGQTGTLVINETLHDVLVIPQRAVFDVLDKQYVFVVDAEGIAHQREITVSNESDDVFVISRGLTAEDRIVLDGVRQVHDGEHIESTEFRSPEDGLSHLKQHAE, encoded by the coding sequence ATGCGGTCCTTGGCCTGCGCGCTGCTTCTGTCCCTCCCGTCCTCCGCGATGGTCGCGTGCAGCTCGGGCCACGCCGAGCACCACACGGAGGAGGCCCACCACCCGGTCGTGCTGACCAACCCGGCCGTGATGGACTTCCCCACCAGTGAGGAATACGTAAGCCAGATCCACTCGCGGCGGCACGTCGAGATCCGCGCGCTGGACGAGGGCTACCTGCGGGCCATCCCCGTGCAGGAGGGCCAGGCCGTCACCCAAGGGCAGCTGATGTTCAAGCTGCTCCCGGTGGTCTACCGCGCGCGCCTCGACAGCCACCGCGCCGAGCTGCACCTGGCCGAGATCCGGGTGCGCAACGCCCGCCAGCTGTTCGAGCAGCACATCGTGTCGGACCAGGAGGTCGCCATGGCCGAGGCCGAGCGCAATCGGGCGCGCGCCGAGAACGACCTCGCCGAAGCCGAGTTCCGCTTCACGAACATCGTCGCGCCCTTCGACGGCATCATGGACCGGCAGTACGTGCAGGAGGGCAGCCTGGTCGAGGCCGGCGACATGCTCACCACGGTCTCCGACAACAGCCTCATGTGGGTGTACTTCAACGTGCCCGAGGCCGACTACCTGCGCTTCAGGGCCATCCCCGACGCCACGGATCCAGAGCACCCGCAGACCCTACGCATCCCTGGCGCGCGCGTGGAGCTGCGCCTCGCGAACGGGGCGCTGTTCGACCAGGTGGCGGCCGAGACGCTCACCATCGAGTCAACGTTCGACAACGAGACCGGCAACATCCAGTTCAGGGCGGACTTCCCGAACCCCGCCAACCTCCTACGGCACGGCCAGACGGGCACGTTGGTCATCAACGAGACCCTCCACGACGTGCTCGTCATCCCACAGCGCGCCGTGTTCGACGTGCTCGACAAGCAGTACGTGTTCGTCGTCGACGCGGAAGGCATCGCCCACCAGCGCGAGATCACCGTCTCGAACGAGTCGGACGACGTCTTCGTCATCAGCCGCGGCCTTACCGCCGAGGACCGCATCGTGCTCGACGGAGTGCGCCAGGTACACGACGGAGAGCACATCGAGAGCACCGAGTTCCGCTCGCCCGAAGACGGTCTCTCGCATTTGAAGCAGCACGCCGAATAG
- a CDS encoding TolC family protein — protein sequence MSSRLVSPLSVLAGVSLMVAGCVPALPQGAARAPNTEVPDAFGGALDTSNSALVDWHDFFEDPQLVALIDVALENNQELNILVQEMLVTQSEIRARRGDYLPRLGIGGGAGIERVGEHSSQGRSDEQAGLRQDLQDYRVGLFASWEVDIWRQLRNLRDAAVNRYLASVEGRNFMVTRLVAEIANLYYELLALDARQEVITNSIALQETALELVRAQLQSARVTSLAVTRFEAQLRGFQANQYEIAQAIVERENRLNFLLGRFPQPIPRSSADFLSRQPMVVSAGLPTQLLENRPDVRQAELLLEASSLDVRAARARFYPALRLEAGVGLHSYNIRQLISPGSIVYNLFANILAPLFNRNDITAQYFASNARQMQAVIVYEQAILGAYVEVMTSLSRINNLRSMFELKEMQVARLTESIEISNNLFNSARADYLEVLTTRRDALEAQIELIEIRRLQLSAAVEVYRALGGGWRTGDDATEGSTAPGSTQDSAESTAGGEQ from the coding sequence ATGAGTAGCCGCTTGGTTTCACCGCTCTCGGTGCTCGCGGGCGTGTCCTTGATGGTCGCGGGCTGTGTCCCTGCGCTCCCTCAGGGCGCCGCCCGGGCCCCGAACACGGAGGTCCCGGACGCGTTCGGAGGTGCCCTCGACACCAGCAACTCCGCGCTGGTCGACTGGCACGACTTCTTCGAGGACCCCCAGCTGGTGGCCCTCATCGACGTCGCCCTCGAGAACAACCAGGAGCTCAACATCCTGGTCCAGGAGATGCTGGTCACGCAGAGCGAGATCCGGGCGCGGCGCGGCGACTACCTCCCGCGCCTCGGCATCGGGGGTGGCGCCGGCATCGAGCGCGTGGGCGAGCACAGCAGCCAGGGTCGCAGCGACGAACAGGCGGGCCTCCGCCAAGACCTGCAGGACTACCGGGTCGGACTCTTCGCGTCCTGGGAGGTCGACATCTGGCGCCAGCTGCGCAACCTGCGCGACGCGGCGGTCAACCGATACCTGGCCAGCGTCGAGGGGCGGAACTTCATGGTGACCCGGCTGGTGGCCGAGATCGCCAACCTCTACTACGAGCTGCTCGCGCTGGACGCCCGCCAGGAGGTCATCACCAACAGCATCGCGCTCCAGGAGACCGCGCTGGAGTTGGTGCGCGCGCAGCTGCAGTCGGCCCGCGTCACGTCGCTCGCCGTCACCCGCTTCGAGGCGCAGCTGCGCGGCTTCCAAGCCAACCAGTACGAGATCGCCCAGGCCATCGTGGAGCGCGAGAACCGGCTGAACTTCCTGTTGGGGCGCTTCCCGCAGCCCATCCCCCGCAGCTCCGCGGACTTCCTCTCCCGGCAGCCCATGGTGGTGTCTGCCGGGCTACCGACGCAGCTGCTCGAGAACCGACCCGACGTGCGCCAAGCGGAGCTCTTGCTCGAGGCCTCGTCCTTGGACGTCCGGGCCGCCCGCGCGCGCTTCTACCCCGCGCTGCGCCTGGAGGCGGGCGTAGGGCTCCACTCCTACAACATCCGGCAGCTCATCTCGCCGGGCTCCATCGTCTACAACCTGTTCGCCAACATCCTCGCGCCGCTGTTCAACCGGAACGACATCACGGCGCAGTACTTCGCGTCGAACGCGCGCCAGATGCAGGCGGTCATCGTGTACGAGCAGGCCATCCTCGGCGCCTACGTCGAGGTCATGACGTCGCTCAGCCGCATCAACAACCTGCGCAGCATGTTCGAGCTGAAGGAGATGCAGGTGGCGCGGCTCACGGAGTCCATCGAGATCTCGAACAACCTCTTCAACTCGGCGCGCGCCGACTACCTCGAGGTCCTGACCACGCGCCGCGACGCCCTCGAGGCCCAGATCGAGCTGATCGAGATCCGCCGGCTGCAGCTCAGCGCTGCGGTCGAGGTGTACCGCGCGCTGGGCGGCGGTTGGCGCACAGGAGACGACGCGACCGAAGGGTCCACGGCACCAGGGTCCACACAAGATTCCGCGGAAAGCACCGCCGGAGGAGAACAATGA
- a CDS encoding TetR/AcrR family transcriptional regulator, translating into MSTKPTTRTRAEYDAQRSAATRARILDAALETLLDVGYAKTTTVEIGRRAGVARGTLLHHFPDRESLMVAAVRHVFERRLAEFEQQVDALGLLDDPHGAPDTDALIELLWRAIDGGTTLAWVELVVATRNDAVLRAELIRLMEEFDERIAERYVRFLPRAAGAEPPRRLVFALMNGLVLDRMSGRDAHVPAVLTLLKVATRMTGLGG; encoded by the coding sequence GTGTCGACCAAGCCCACGACCCGCACCCGCGCCGAGTACGACGCGCAGCGCTCGGCCGCGACCCGCGCGCGCATCCTGGACGCCGCGCTCGAGACGCTGCTGGACGTCGGCTACGCGAAGACGACCACGGTCGAGATCGGGCGCCGCGCCGGGGTCGCGCGTGGCACGCTGCTACATCACTTCCCGGACCGCGAGTCCCTGATGGTGGCCGCGGTGCGTCACGTGTTCGAGCGCCGCCTGGCCGAGTTCGAGCAACAGGTCGACGCGCTCGGGCTGCTCGACGACCCACACGGCGCGCCCGACACCGACGCGCTGATCGAGCTCCTGTGGCGCGCCATCGACGGCGGCACGACCCTCGCGTGGGTGGAGCTCGTGGTCGCCACGCGCAACGACGCCGTGCTGCGGGCCGAGCTGATCCGGCTGATGGAAGAGTTCGACGAGCGCATCGCGGAGCGCTACGTGCGGTTCTTGCCGCGTGCCGCCGGAGCCGAACCGCCGCGTCGCCTGGTGTTCGCGCTCATGAACGGCCTGGTGCTGGACCGCATGAGCGGCCGCGACGCCCACGTCCCCGCGGTGCTCACGCTGCTGAAGGTAGCCACCCGCATGACCGGCTTGGGCGGCTGA